In Nicotiana tabacum cultivar K326 chromosome 19, ASM71507v2, whole genome shotgun sequence, one DNA window encodes the following:
- the LOC107779204 gene encoding rho-N domain-containing protein 1, chloroplastic codes for MFSQVLKMSSAIDFTPRNLPGFGSPEGSCLPCSGLSGRAVTSRGEYKHFSKVKILNLKSPYKSKSFLCNASFSNHKRNPDFSRQNKFSRGRNRQNEERDSYDNLEESEMLSSRNGPLLTASNTSKFQATATPGPREREIVELFRKVQAQLRERAAIKEEKKSEELQGKGKESETVDSLLKLLRKHSVQKGKKTNSSRSSNFVLDQSDQSNVFSEERAGNNTELNSNVNHVAQDSGTPVVNRPKSNFQRRSPVSRTKFQPVYHEGGTDNLVACTATDTTEKDIHLDPELSRIPKNKVDSSAHSDREPIFSDEDVFDEMADDDAAKMFENVDANDDEEQHQVGEELAEMKLTELRAIAKSRGLKGYSKLKKVELIELLSADQV; via the exons ATGTTTTCTCAAGTTCTAAAAATGTCTAGCGCCATTGATTTCACTCCCAGGAATCTTCCAG GGTTTGGTTCCCCAGAAGGTAGTTGTCTTCCCTGCTCAGGACTATCAGGGAGAGCAGTCACCTCTCGTGGTGAATATAAGCACTTTTCGAAGGTcaagattttaaatttgaaatctCCTTACAAGAGTAAATCTTTTTTATGTAATGCTAGCTTCAGCAATCATAAAAGAAATCCAGATTTTTCGAGGCAAAACAAGTTTTCCAGGGGCAGGAACAggcaaaatgaagagagagacaGTTATGATAATTTAGAAGAATCTGAAATGCTATCTTCACGAAATGGACCACTGCTTACTGCATCAAACACTTCAAAATTCCAAGCTACAGCCACTCCAGGTCCAAGGGAAAGGGAGATTGTTGAACTATTCAGAAAGGTCCAGGCTCAGCTCCGGGAAAGAGCTGCAATCAAAGAGGAGAAAAAATCTGAAGAGTTGCAAGGAAAGGGTAAAGAGAGTGAAACTGTTGATTCCCTTCTCAAGCTTTTAAGAAAACACTCAGTTCAGAAAGGGAAGAAAACCAACAGCAGTAGAAGCAGCAACTTTGTCCTTGACCAGTCAGATCAGAGCAATGTATTCTCTGAAGAGAGAGCTGGCAATAACACTGAACTAAATAGCAATGTGAACCATGTGGCACAAGATAGTGGGACCCCAGTTGTTAACCGGCCGAAGTCAAATTTCCAACGTAGATCTCCAGTTTCCCGAACCAAATTTCAGCCTGTTTATCACGAGGGAGGTACGGATAACCTTGTTGCCTGTACTGCTACAGATACGACAGAAAAGGACATACATCTGGACCCTGAACTTAGCCGAATTCCCAAAAATAAGGTTGATTCTAGTGCTCATTCTGACAGAGAGCCGATTTTCTCAGACGAAGATGTgtttgatgagatggctgacgaTGATGCTGCCAAAATGTTTGAAAATGTTGATGCTAATGATGATGAAGAACAACATCAGGTTGGTGAGGAATTAGCTGAAATGAAGCTGACTGAACTGCGAGCTATTGCAAAGTCTCGTGGGTTGAAGGGATACTCAAAACTGAAAAAAGTAGAGCTCATTGAGTTGCTAAGTGCTGATCAAGTCTGA